A single genomic interval of Syntrophobotulus glycolicus DSM 8271 harbors:
- a CDS encoding IS630 family transposase: protein MFQDEGRFGRINKPKLCWWPKGICPRVPCQVVREYTYAYAAVSPQDGKMVSLVLPYANTDCMNVFLKEVSDRFPEDHIVMVMDCAAWQRSKTLKIPENMEIYPLLPYSPELNPVENIWDEVREKGFFNEIFKCMKDVETRLCDILHDLETDDKRVKGIMGWKWILSMF from the coding sequence ATGTTTCAAGATGAAGGACGTTTTGGGCGTATCAATAAACCTAAACTATGCTGGTGGCCTAAGGGGATTTGCCCGAGAGTCCCTTGCCAAGTAGTAAGAGAATATACATACGCCTACGCCGCAGTCTCACCACAAGACGGGAAGATGGTTTCATTGGTGTTACCGTATGCCAATACTGATTGTATGAATGTGTTTTTAAAAGAAGTATCCGACCGGTTTCCTGAAGATCATATTGTTATGGTCATGGACTGTGCTGCATGGCAGAGATCTAAAACTTTAAAAATTCCAGAAAACATGGAAATCTATCCGCTTCTGCCTTATAGCCCTGAGCTGAATCCTGTTGAAAATATTTGGGATGAGGTTAGAGAGAAAGGCTTTTTCAACGAGATATTCAAGTGCATGAAAGATGTTGAAACTAGACTCTGTGACATTTTGCATGATCTAGAAACTGATGATAAGAGAGTTAAAGGCATAATGGGTTGGAAATGGATACTTTCCATGTTTTAA
- a CDS encoding helix-turn-helix domain-containing protein, which translates to MPKYQFSEAQKEEILEASKKSKNTFEYKRLQCLVLRFEKNMKLHEISEIVGYNYKAVGNIISKYFVEGLNGILGEKRKGGNKRYLSVEEENSLLEPYLKKAEQGKMLIVAEINEAYEKKIGHSVLAATVYRMLSRHNWRKIVPRSKHPKSKPEEQEAYKKNHGQNK; encoded by the coding sequence ATGCCAAAATACCAGTTTAGCGAAGCCCAAAAAGAAGAAATATTAGAAGCGTCAAAGAAGAGCAAAAATACTTTCGAATACAAAAGACTTCAATGCTTAGTATTAAGATTTGAGAAAAATATGAAGTTACATGAAATCAGTGAAATCGTAGGTTATAACTATAAAGCCGTAGGAAATATCATATCAAAATATTTTGTAGAAGGCCTTAACGGTATACTTGGAGAAAAAAGAAAAGGCGGTAATAAAAGATACTTGAGTGTAGAAGAAGAGAACTCATTATTAGAACCATATTTGAAGAAAGCAGAACAAGGGAAAATGCTGATTGTGGCTGAAATAAATGAGGCCTATGAAAAAAAGATCGGACATAGTGTTCTTGCCGCAACAGTGTATAGGATGCTTTCCAGACATAACTGGAGAAAAATAGTTCCAAGAAGTAAACATCCGAAATCCAAACCAGAAGAGCAAGAGGCTTACAAAAAAAATCACGGACAAAATAAGTGA
- a CDS encoding class I SAM-dependent methyltransferase, whose protein sequence is MNTPKEYWNNEYRKQRIEKPVYDLWLAKYKDILGKAKDTHIIDLGCGQGNNSLYLTERGYKVLACDISEIAIERLKKQISGAETRVFDMLDGLPFETNRAEIVIADLCLHYFAWTETLGIVQEIKRILVDGGNLLLRVNSTHTN, encoded by the coding sequence ATGAACACCCCGAAAGAATATTGGAATAATGAATACCGAAAGCAGCGGATAGAGAAACCCGTCTATGATCTTTGGCTGGCTAAATATAAAGACATATTGGGGAAAGCGAAAGATACCCACATCATTGATCTGGGCTGTGGGCAGGGGAATAACAGCCTGTATCTGACTGAAAGAGGTTATAAGGTCCTGGCTTGTGATATCTCTGAAATTGCCATAGAACGCTTAAAAAAGCAGATATCCGGGGCAGAAACCAGGGTTTTTGACATGCTCGACGGACTTCCCTTTGAGACGAATAGGGCAGAAATTGTCATTGCCGACTTATGCCTGCACTATTTTGCCTGGACGGAGACTCTCGGTATCGTTCAGGAAATAAAGAGGATTCTGGTTGACGGAGGCAATCTGCTCCTGCGGGTTAATTCCACTCATACTAATTAG
- a CDS encoding nitrogenase component 1, translating to MAINLNVSAVGTREERLGSVVGYVGDIKDLARQSRCGTLKDQERCFSQSSTCDNGCAVHYLAHIRDVAVIIHAPSGCAALASASVTMHTQLADKRGLEYHSVILGTDMNESDTVFGAVDGLRDIVVQTYERYKPSAVFVATSCVSGIIGEDVDSVVEELDRELPVPVVAMHCEGFKSKVWATGFDAADHAILRGIVKPPREKRNVINFKNFNELARREITEMFANFGVTPFFLYSNTTVEELSHISEALATVSICGTLSSYLGNALEQEYGVPYIKTINPLGVAGFEIWLREIGRVIGKENEVEAYIQEQRQIYLPQLEEVKKKLKGLRVVLGMGSSFAFQVARVIQELDMEVAYIASWHYDSRYDDGEAPPHVQYLAEHTPDNFKVSVADQQNFEILNILNTYKPDLYLARHGGTTVWAIKQGTPSIFMADEYMTYGYKGTLDFAYKILAAITNRSFEKNLSSRIELPYTSWWYEQDSSLLYKKEEVEANAQDT from the coding sequence ATGGCGATTAATTTAAACGTAAGCGCCGTAGGTACGCGGGAAGAACGGCTGGGCTCGGTCGTGGGATATGTGGGGGACATCAAGGATCTGGCCCGCCAGAGCAGGTGCGGGACCTTAAAGGACCAGGAGCGCTGCTTCAGTCAGTCCAGCACCTGTGACAATGGCTGTGCGGTGCACTATCTGGCCCACATCCGCGATGTGGCCGTGATTATCCATGCCCCTTCAGGCTGCGCGGCGCTCGCGTCAGCCTCGGTCACCATGCACACCCAGCTGGCCGACAAACGGGGCCTGGAGTATCATTCAGTGATTTTGGGAACGGACATGAATGAATCGGATACGGTTTTCGGCGCTGTGGACGGCCTGCGGGATATTGTGGTGCAGACCTATGAACGGTATAAGCCCTCCGCTGTTTTTGTCGCCACTTCCTGCGTATCCGGAATCATCGGCGAGGATGTTGATTCTGTCGTGGAGGAGCTGGACCGGGAGCTGCCGGTACCGGTTGTGGCCATGCATTGCGAGGGCTTTAAATCCAAGGTGTGGGCGACCGGTTTTGACGCCGCGGATCATGCGATTCTAAGAGGGATTGTCAAGCCGCCCCGGGAAAAAAGAAATGTCATCAATTTTAAAAACTTCAATGAACTGGCCCGCCGGGAAATCACCGAGATGTTCGCCAATTTCGGGGTAACTCCGTTTTTCCTCTATTCCAATACCACAGTGGAGGAGCTTTCCCATATTTCAGAAGCCCTGGCCACGGTCTCCATCTGCGGGACCCTCAGTTCTTATCTGGGCAACGCGCTGGAGCAGGAATACGGGGTTCCTTATATTAAAACCATCAATCCTCTGGGCGTGGCCGGTTTTGAGATCTGGCTGCGGGAAATCGGGCGGGTGATCGGCAAGGAAAATGAGGTGGAAGCGTATATTCAGGAGCAGCGCCAAATTTACCTCCCCCAGCTGGAAGAGGTGAAAAAGAAGCTCAAAGGATTGCGGGTCGTGCTGGGCATGGGCTCCAGCTTCGCCTTTCAAGTGGCCCGGGTGATCCAGGAGCTGGACATGGAAGTGGCTTATATCGCCTCCTGGCATTATGATTCCCGCTACGACGACGGGGAAGCGCCGCCCCATGTGCAATACCTGGCGGAGCACACGCCTGATAATTTTAAAGTCAGTGTGGCCGACCAGCAGAATTTTGAGATTTTGAATATCCTGAATACCTATAAGCCGGACCTTTATCTGGCCAGACACGGGGGAACCACGGTTTGGGCCATCAAACAGGGAACGCCCTCGATTTTTATGGCGGATGAGTACATGACGTACGGCTACAAAGGCACTCTGGATTTTGCCTATAAAATTTTAGCGGCCATTACCAACCGCAGTTTTGAGAAAAACCTGTCCTCCCGGATCGAGCTGCCCTACACCAGCTGGTGGTATGAGCAGGACAGCAGCTTGCTATACAAGAAAGAAGAGGTGGAAGCCAATGCCCAGGATACTTGA
- a CDS encoding nitrogenase component 1, whose amino-acid sequence MTVNLKEPAVELRELRLKTITGYEGDAVDLNSRDDFRNRERSFTQCGSCGADQVMNLLTQIQDAAVVEHGPAGCAGDISFRNGTFRTGNKRMGYAVHNVKYINTNLDENDTIFGGEAKLVRAVREAYRRFQPRAIFVTTTCASAIIGDDVPGICDDLEEELGIPVVATLCEGFRTNIWATGFDSANHSILRKIVKPARQKQADLINVISFQHRFVYESVFRQMGLRPNHIVPLSTIEQLERISEAAATVQYCQTLGTYLAAGLEQHFGVPEVKAAAPFGLRASDELLREIGRIFHKEAEAEQVIRSEREKIAEDLAYLRGRLSGKTAFIAAGGPLAYSILALVKDLGMEVVGTCVWHHDQVYDNRHEKLNFLNFATEHYGNFPVGVCNKQAFEVINAINKHQPDIAISRHMSTVWAAKLGIPSIFAGNEPTEMLYDGLVRFGQTIHDAIFNPAFINNIARHSKLPYTDWWLEQNTYSFLKGCENNE is encoded by the coding sequence ATGACGGTTAATTTAAAAGAACCGGCGGTAGAATTGAGAGAACTGAGGTTGAAGACAATTACCGGTTATGAGGGGGATGCTGTCGATTTAAACAGCAGGGACGATTTTCGCAATCGGGAACGTTCTTTTACGCAGTGCGGTTCCTGCGGGGCGGACCAGGTGATGAACCTGCTGACCCAGATTCAGGACGCGGCGGTGGTCGAGCATGGGCCGGCAGGCTGCGCCGGTGATATTTCTTTCCGCAATGGGACGTTCCGGACGGGAAATAAGCGCATGGGCTATGCCGTGCATAATGTGAAATACATCAATACCAATCTGGATGAAAACGATACCATATTCGGGGGGGAGGCCAAGCTGGTCAGGGCCGTCCGGGAGGCTTACCGGAGATTTCAGCCCAGGGCGATTTTTGTCACCACCACCTGCGCCTCGGCCATTATCGGCGATGATGTTCCGGGCATCTGCGATGATTTGGAAGAGGAATTGGGAATCCCGGTGGTGGCCACCTTATGTGAAGGCTTCCGGACCAATATTTGGGCCACGGGTTTCGACTCGGCCAATCACAGTATTTTACGCAAGATTGTCAAACCGGCCCGCCAAAAACAAGCGGATTTGATCAATGTGATCAGTTTCCAGCACCGCTTTGTCTATGAAAGTGTTTTCCGGCAGATGGGGCTGCGTCCCAATCACATTGTGCCGCTTTCCACGATCGAACAGCTGGAGCGCATCTCGGAAGCGGCGGCCACAGTCCAGTATTGCCAGACGTTGGGCACTTATCTGGCCGCCGGGCTGGAGCAGCACTTCGGAGTCCCGGAGGTGAAAGCGGCCGCTCCCTTTGGCCTGCGGGCCTCAGATGAACTTCTGCGGGAGATCGGCCGGATCTTTCATAAGGAAGCGGAGGCGGAACAGGTCATCCGCTCGGAACGGGAAAAAATTGCCGAAGACCTGGCCTATCTGCGGGGCCGCCTGAGCGGCAAGACTGCGTTTATCGCCGCGGGGGGACCCCTGGCTTACAGTATTCTGGCCCTGGTGAAGGATTTGGGGATGGAGGTCGTGGGCACCTGTGTCTGGCACCATGATCAGGTTTATGATAACAGGCATGAAAAGCTCAATTTTTTAAACTTTGCGACGGAGCATTATGGGAACTTTCCGGTGGGCGTCTGCAATAAGCAAGCGTTTGAGGTCATCAATGCCATTAATAAGCATCAGCCGGATATTGCCATTTCCAGGCATATGTCGACGGTTTGGGCGGCGAAGCTGGGCATTCCGTCCATTTTTGCCGGCAATGAACCGACCGAAATGCTGTATGACGGCTTGGTCCGCTTTGGCCAGACCATTCATGACGCCATTTTCAATCCGGCTTTCATCAACAATATCGCCCGCCACAGCAAGCTGCCCTATACGGACTGGTGGCTGGAGCAAAATACCTATTCTTTCTTAAAAGGGTGCGAAAACAATGAGTGA
- a CDS encoding nitrogenase component 1: protein MPRILDQTRYKCALSAIQTVQAISGALPILHSGPGCSDRLSSGAGTSGHFAPRIFPCTNISEKEVIFGGEERLRETIANALKVINAELFVVLTGCSAEIVGDDVEEVVRSFRDAEKPVLYASTAGFKGNNYLGYEWVLEAIISQYLQDGSAYPQEPGLVNIFASIPLHDPFWHGNLEVLAQLLSELGLQPNIIFGYDNGMKNIDKIPSAQFNLLVSPWQGLDSVKLLEQKYGTPYFHYPNLPVGAFETSKFLRAVSDFAGLDREKTEAVVKEKERKYYYFIERFADLFLENRIMAQRFVIVSDAQYTLALTKFLVNDLGLFPEKQYIMDDTPEKYRQAIAGYFRDLNFGIETEVSFETDGYKVHEEIEATDYHGYPLIVGSAWEKKLARKTSAHYLSVSWPLTERLIINSSYAGYEGGLKFLEDIYSVVLTRFN, encoded by the coding sequence ATGCCCAGGATACTTGATCAAACTCGCTATAAATGCGCTTTATCCGCCATTCAGACAGTCCAAGCCATCTCCGGGGCCCTGCCGATCCTGCATTCCGGTCCGGGCTGCTCGGACCGCTTATCGAGCGGGGCCGGAACGTCCGGGCATTTTGCCCCGCGGATTTTTCCCTGTACCAATATCAGCGAAAAAGAAGTCATTTTCGGCGGAGAGGAAAGGCTGCGGGAAACCATTGCCAATGCTCTTAAGGTAATCAATGCCGAGCTTTTTGTGGTGCTGACGGGCTGTTCGGCTGAAATTGTGGGAGATGACGTGGAGGAAGTGGTCCGTTCGTTCAGAGATGCCGAAAAACCGGTGCTTTACGCCTCCACGGCCGGCTTTAAGGGCAATAATTATCTGGGCTATGAGTGGGTCCTGGAAGCGATCATCAGTCAATATTTACAAGACGGTTCTGCCTATCCCCAAGAACCGGGTCTGGTCAATATTTTCGCCAGTATTCCCCTGCACGACCCGTTCTGGCACGGCAACCTGGAGGTTCTGGCCCAGCTTTTGTCCGAACTGGGTCTGCAGCCCAACATCATTTTCGGCTATGACAACGGCATGAAGAATATCGACAAAATTCCCTCCGCCCAGTTCAATCTTCTGGTATCTCCCTGGCAGGGACTGGACAGCGTCAAGCTCTTGGAGCAAAAGTACGGCACTCCCTATTTCCATTATCCCAATCTCCCCGTGGGCGCTTTTGAAACCAGCAAATTTTTAAGGGCGGTCAGTGATTTTGCCGGACTGGACCGCGAAAAAACCGAGGCTGTCGTGAAAGAAAAGGAACGTAAATATTACTACTTTATCGAGCGGTTTGCCGATCTCTTTCTGGAGAACAGAATCATGGCCCAAAGGTTCGTGATTGTCTCCGACGCCCAGTATACTCTGGCGCTGACCAAATTTCTGGTCAATGACCTGGGGCTTTTTCCGGAGAAGCAATATATTATGGATGATACGCCGGAAAAATACCGCCAGGCTATCGCGGGATATTTCCGGGATCTGAATTTTGGCATTGAGACCGAGGTTTCCTTTGAGACCGACGGCTATAAGGTCCACGAGGAAATCGAGGCTACGGATTACCACGGCTATCCCCTGATCGTGGGCAGCGCCTGGGAAAAAAAGCTGGCCCGCAAAACCTCGGCCCACTATTTGTCGGTTTCCTGGCCGCTCACGGAAAGACTGATCATCAACAGTTCTTATGCCGGCTATGAGGGAGGCCTGAAATTCCTGGAGGATATTTATTCGGTGGTGCTGACGCGCTTCAATTAA
- a CDS encoding ATP-binding protein, producing the protein MTSAIIDRLIHHSHLLVFTGPSYRPPDHP; encoded by the coding sequence ATGACCAGCGCTATTATTGACAGGCTTATTCATCACAGTCATTTGCTTGTATTTACCGGCCCCAGTTACAGACCACCAGATCATCCATAA
- a CDS encoding DUF4395 domain-containing protein, whose product MNEIPVPYLRANQTGMVILVILAAIVGQPWIIAVLWLIEAAGLVFGVKGNLFIRTAKPFLQKKIAQAETEARELTRFNNTLAVLFLSISLVFFVLGWPLAGYITAGLLAGVALIAISGYCLGCFLYFQVKQFRRKFTKTKSS is encoded by the coding sequence ATGAATGAAATCCCTGTCCCTTATCTTAGGGCCAATCAGACCGGAATGGTTATTTTGGTTATCCTTGCGGCTATTGTGGGCCAGCCTTGGATCATTGCGGTTCTATGGCTCATTGAAGCTGCCGGGTTAGTATTCGGGGTCAAAGGAAACTTGTTTATCCGAACGGCAAAACCTTTTTTGCAAAAAAAGATTGCTCAGGCAGAAACGGAAGCCAGAGAGCTGACCCGTTTTAACAATACGTTAGCGGTACTCTTTCTGAGCATTTCCCTGGTGTTTTTTGTCCTTGGATGGCCTTTGGCCGGCTATATCACGGCCGGTTTGCTGGCTGGAGTTGCGCTGATCGCGATCAGTGGTTATTGTCTCGGTTGTTTTTTGTATTTTCAGGTGAAACAGTTCCGGAGAAAATTCACGAAGACAAAATCAAGTTGA
- a CDS encoding TatD family nuclease-associated radical SAM protein has product MIMTYEIEDNLYVNLTNRCPNACRFCIRNKPEAFAHDLWLDQEPSAGEVIREILARELSQYRQLVFCGFGEPLERLEEVLEIVRRVKEKNKIYVRINTNGLAGKIHRRDVTPQFETLIDGLSISLNAGNAEEYDAVCHSVFGLEAFPAILDFAAKSKAYVQDVQFSVVDCLPPDRLAACRKIAAELDIPLKVRREVKA; this is encoded by the coding sequence ATGATCATGACCTATGAAATAGAAGACAATTTATATGTCAATCTGACCAACCGCTGTCCCAATGCCTGCCGCTTTTGCATCCGGAATAAACCGGAAGCTTTCGCGCATGATCTCTGGCTGGATCAAGAGCCCAGCGCCGGGGAGGTCATCCGGGAGATTTTAGCCAGGGAGTTAAGCCAATATCGCCAGCTGGTGTTCTGCGGCTTCGGCGAGCCCCTGGAAAGGCTTGAGGAAGTGCTGGAGATCGTCAGAAGGGTGAAGGAAAAAAACAAAATCTATGTCAGGATCAACACGAACGGGCTGGCTGGCAAAATCCACCGCAGGGATGTCACTCCCCAATTCGAGACGCTGATCGACGGTCTTTCCATCAGCCTCAATGCGGGGAATGCCGAAGAGTATGATGCTGTCTGTCACAGCGTATTTGGGTTGGAGGCCTTCCCGGCAATTCTCGATTTCGCGGCCAAAAGCAAAGCCTATGTGCAGGATGTGCAATTCTCAGTTGTTGATTGCCTGCCGCCGGACCGGCTGGCAGCCTGCCGGAAAATAGCGGCGGAGCTCGATATCCCCTTGAAGGTGCGCAGGGAAGTGAAAGCCTGA
- a CDS encoding nitrogenase component 1: MSDVEIIQEPRHTCALGGLQTVVAIERAIPILHAGPGCGSKLHRGMALAGGYQGAGYAGADATPCTNMIEKDVVFGGTEKLRDLIEGTLKIMDGDFFVVLTGCTADIIGDDVGSVVADFQARGIPIVHAETAGFKGDSYKGHELVLEAIIRQYLQPAAHKEKGLVNILASVPRHDPFWEGDLHEVKELLAGIGLKANILFGFDSGGRKALEAIPSAEFNLVLSPYQGLKTAQLLQEKFDTPYLHYPVLPVGGAETSKFLRTVAEFAGTWSQAAADAVAYREREFYHYLVRSADLLTEFQLQMPRRFININDASYALAFSKFLVNELGYFPIRQFITENVPEEYRQPVAGYFQELGPGISTEVTFAQDGGVISEVINSTRIRGTPLVLGSSWEIDLVGSIKGLQLSVALPVIDRLILHRSYVGYRGGLNLVEDIYSKLLALNRG, encoded by the coding sequence ATGAGTGATGTTGAAATTATCCAGGAACCGCGCCATACCTGCGCTCTGGGAGGGCTGCAGACCGTAGTGGCCATTGAACGGGCCATTCCCATCTTGCATGCCGGACCGGGCTGCGGCTCCAAGCTGCACCGGGGCATGGCCCTGGCGGGGGGTTACCAGGGAGCCGGTTACGCGGGGGCGGATGCGACCCCGTGTACGAATATGATCGAGAAGGATGTGGTTTTCGGGGGGACCGAAAAACTGCGGGACCTGATTGAGGGGACCCTGAAAATCATGGACGGGGACTTTTTTGTGGTTTTAACCGGCTGCACCGCCGATATTATCGGCGATGATGTCGGCAGTGTGGTGGCCGATTTCCAGGCCCGGGGGATACCCATCGTCCATGCTGAAACGGCCGGTTTCAAAGGGGATTCCTACAAAGGGCATGAGCTGGTGCTGGAGGCCATTATCAGGCAGTACCTGCAGCCGGCCGCCCACAAGGAAAAGGGGCTGGTCAATATTTTGGCCAGTGTGCCCCGGCATGATCCTTTTTGGGAAGGAGATCTCCATGAGGTGAAAGAACTGCTGGCGGGCATCGGCTTAAAGGCCAATATCTTGTTTGGTTTTGACAGCGGGGGCCGGAAAGCTTTGGAGGCGATCCCCTCCGCGGAGTTTAACCTGGTGCTTTCTCCCTACCAGGGCTTGAAAACCGCCCAACTGCTGCAGGAGAAATTTGACACCCCTTACCTGCATTATCCGGTTTTGCCGGTGGGCGGGGCGGAAACCTCCAAGTTTCTGCGGACGGTGGCGGAATTTGCCGGAACCTGGTCCCAAGCCGCCGCTGACGCTGTCGCTTACAGGGAACGGGAATTTTATCATTATCTGGTGCGTTCCGCGGACCTGCTGACCGAATTCCAGCTCCAGATGCCCAGACGGTTTATCAATATTAATGATGCTTCCTACGCCCTGGCGTTCAGCAAGTTTTTGGTCAATGAGCTGGGATATTTCCCGATCCGGCAATTCATTACCGAGAACGTTCCGGAGGAATACCGGCAGCCGGTGGCGGGTTATTTTCAGGAACTGGGTCCCGGCATTTCCACGGAGGTGACCTTTGCCCAGGACGGAGGGGTGATCAGTGAGGTCATCAATTCCACCAGAATACGGGGAACGCCCCTGGTTCTGGGCAGCTCCTGGGAGATCGACCTGGTCGGCAGCATCAAAGGACTGCAGCTGAGTGTGGCCCTGCCGGTCATTGACCGCCTGATTCTGCATCGCAGCTATGTGGGATACCGGGGCGGCCTGAATCTGGTCGAGGATATTTACAGTAAACTGCTGGCCCTCAATCGCGGTTAG